A region from the Hydra vulgaris chromosome 10, alternate assembly HydraT2T_AEP genome encodes:
- the LOC136086113 gene encoding uncharacterized protein LOC136086113 — protein MGFDQPEQKKLRRTLIKHPITSLPCSSKMKPVEPLLTEKSIVTEFSSVSFNADVLSPILLDHRNNFLITLMRLRLGLLNEDIADRLNEDIADRLNEDIADRLNEDIADRLNEDIADRFGILKSLCSNIFTAFIKIVAYILGNAIIVWLPMTWSDYKRHNTVNVLIGIAPNGYITFLSKFYGGRASDKFITSGSGFFDLLLERADEVMADRVQIREELLFCYCSLLVPACARVKSQMTANECEKTTDVANLRIHIERAINRIMPFRKIKNLLPISKLHHMDNITLSCAALCNLKPALVKNNSSLKV, from the exons ATGGGTTTTGATCAACctgaacaaaaaaaactcaGAAGAACTTTAATAAAGCACCCAATTACTTCTTTACCATGTTCTAGTAAAATGAAACCTGTAGAACCTTTGTTGACTGAAAAAAGTATTGTCACAGAGTTTTCAAGTGTTAGTTTTAATGCAGATGTTTTATCACCTATATTATTAGACCATAG aaacaattttttaataacacttaTGAGGTTGCGCTTAGGTTTACTAAATGAAGATATTGCTGATCGTTTAAATGAAGATATTGCTGATCGTTTAAATGAAGATATTGCTGATCGTTTAAATGAAGATATTGCTGATCGTTTAAATGAAGATATTGCTGATCGTTTTggcattttaaaatctttgtgTTCTAATATATTTAccgcttttattaaaattgttgctTATATTCTCGGAAATGCTATTATTGTTTGGCTCCCAA TGACTTGGTCTGATTATAAGCGCCACAACACTGTCAATGTATTAATTGGTATAGCACCAAATGGATACATAACGTTTCTATCTAAATTTTACGGTGGCAGAGCATcagataaatttattacaagtgGCAGTGGTTTTTTTGACCTTTTATTGGAAAGAGCCGACGAGGTGATGGCAGACAGAGTTCAAATAAGAGAAGaactattattttgttattgcaGCTTATTAGTTCCAGCATGTGCAAGAGTAAAGAGTCAAATGACTGCTAATGAATGTGAGAAGACTACTGATGTTGCGAACTTAAGAATTCACATAGAAAGGGCCATAAACCGAATAATGCCttttcgaaaaataaaaaatttattacccATTTCTAAGCTTCATCATATGGATAATATTACTTTATCATGTGCAGCATTATGCAATTTAAAGCCtgctttagtaaaaaataattcaagcttaaaagtttaa
- the LOC136086114 gene encoding uncharacterized protein LOC136086114, which produces MPVMATFSLKSLSEIENQAADKLRKLVCPHLVVFRGYLLRLIFDFCGVNVGDECVNNVSQMIKFFNENDHYALNERLDIIKQATLGLKTLHYFGIVHKDFKPSNFLVTGTLNKLSVKIIDFDDLSLIQETIHATLTNKIFLLEMTLAYTAPEICKQEVKSPSFKSDIYSWSTSAYEVLSGYIMALTLSQDKRPNINELNQFYTFNDETWVFKMICNAWDTNPEVRKDIDKILKALNKDRRSKQVIKPKREAKNNPLNERWQI; this is translated from the exons atgcct gTAATGGCAACATTCTCTTTAAAATCATTGTCAGAAATAGAAAACCAA GCTGCAGATAAACTACGCAAATTAGTTTGCCCTCACCTCGTAGTGTTTAGAGGATACTTATTGCGACTTATATTTGACTTCTGCGGAGTAAATGTAGGAGATGAATGTGTAAACAATGTATcccaaatgataaaattttttaatgaaaacgaTCATTATGCATTAAACGAGAGATTAGACATTATCAAACAAGCTACCTtaggtttaaaaactttacattaTTTTGGAATTGTACACAAAGACTTTAAACCATCTAATTTTTTGGTCACTGGAACTTTAAACAAACTAAGCGtcaaaataattgattttgatGACCTATCCTTAATACAAGAAACTATTCATGCCACCCtgacaaacaaaatttttttattagaaatgacTTTAGCTTATACAGCACCTGAAATCTGCAAACAGGAAGTTAAATCTCCATCCTTTAAGTCAGACATTTATTCCTGGTCAACGTCAGCTTACGAAGTTCTTTCTGGATATATAATGGCCTTAA CTTTGAGTCAAGATAAGCGACctaatataaatgaattaaacCAGTTCTACACATTTAATGATGAAACTTGggttttcaaaatgatttgcaaTGCCTGGGACACAAATCCGGAAGTCAGAAAAGATATTGATAAG attTTAAAAGCACTAAATAAAGATAGAAGAAGCAAACaagtaataaaaccaaaacGAGAAGCAAAAAACAATCCACTCAACGAACGTTGGCagatatga
- the LOC136086115 gene encoding uncharacterized protein LOC136086115 yields MLIDVKDEPIQFQPRNPRQFKYIRSVDSFVTLHELAYMMPGFVWTISTYPDLAVSFGIQKSIEQLVMCSQVFLSYDTTFNLGDFYLSILVAQMSYFVEKPCMPIAFLLHDRKFDIVHKFFFKTLKTKLPILNNVVIVTDGESGLSKAIEKALPKWNLVTCSNHILSDIEIWLKKHNAGKQEISVYKSQVQELLQCESESQLQMKIDTLKLSWSEAFVVYFENHLSARISIAFIGYLRSVGLIEGLVTNNISESLNALIKRFQEWEEAPVDAMLIAMHRLQTFYLTEIKRSFSGFGPYTLNENTHLSINIDEVPKLEDPELVIAELQAAANVSLKQLVPPSISVLSNMLKVVHNPSIKVFTVSGPDGNAHVVKLFPKESCTCPSSTMCCHVLGVKRSIGVECSERRVLNLTKLRGNSRKKGDKKSGRKKPRPGDINFIPAPDAIGAINNLDLSRFDDFSLIQNNDAKVSPTLVGIDYLNADNISTAIPLAKSKMKQNQLKLVDAYVPKKRQPSASLVSSDFQSLLYSDVIPIVNVELECIVPVDVDDWLQFNTTSVSIADRNLITSQDGLLNDKVIYAAMILCKQQFPDVDGLEDPILCFAGQCNSVPLSKRGYV; encoded by the exons ATGCTTATTGATGTCAAAGATGAGCCCATACAGTTTCAACCTAGAAATCCTAGACAATTCAAGTATATAAGGAGTGTTGATTCTTTTGTTACTCTTCACGAACTAGCTTATATGATGCCTGGATTTGTGTGGACAATCTCTACTTACCCGGACTTGGCTGTATCATTTGGAATACAAAAATCCATAGAACAACTTGTGATGTGTTCTCAAGTATTTCTTTCTTATGatacaacttttaatttaggggatttttatttatctattttagtGGCACAAATGAGTTATTTTGTGGAAAAACCATGTATGCCTATAGCCTTTTTATTACACGATCGAAAATTTGATATagtccataaattttttttcaaaactctcaAAACGAAACTcccaattttaaataatgttgtaaTAGTAACAGATGGAGAGAGTGGTCTAAGCAAGGCTATTGAAAAAGCATTACCAAAATGGAATCTTGTAACTTGCTCTAACCATATTTTGTCAGATATTGAGATATGGTTGAAGAAGCATAATGCTGGAAAACAAGAAATAAGTGTATACAAATCTCAAGTCCAGGAACTTTTACAGTGTGAAAGTGAAAGCCAGCTCCAAATGAAGATTGATACATTGAAGCTTTCTTGGAGTGAAgcctttgttgtttattttgaaaaccaCTTGAGCGCTCGTATTTCTATAGCTTTTATTGGCTATTTGAGATCAGTTGGATTAATTGAAGGTTTAGTTACAAACAATATATCTGAATCTTTAAACGCTCTAATAAAGAGATTTCAGGAATGGGAGGAGGCACCAGTTGATGCTATGCTTATAGCAATGCACcgtttacaaactttttatctCACCGAAATTAAACGCAGCTTCAGTGGCTTTGGACCATACACTCTCAATGAAAATACTCACCTGTCTA TTAACATTGATGAAGTACCTAAATTGGAAGATCCTGAGCTCGTTATTGCGGAGCTGCAAGCAGCAGCCAATGTATCATTGAAACAGCTTGTACCACCATCGATTAGTGTCCTTTCTAACATGCTGAAAGTAGTTCATAATCCAAGCATCAAAGTCTTTACAGTCTCTGGACCAGATGGCAATGCACATGTGGTGAAATTATTTCCAAAAGAAAGTTGCACATGCCCTTCTTCAACAATGTGCTGTCATGTACTGGGAGTCAAACGTAGCATAGGTGTTGAGTGTAGTGAAAGGCGAGTTTTGAATTTGACCAAGTTGCGAGGCAATTCACG aaaaaaaggtgACAAAAAATCGGGAAGGAAGAAACCAAGACCAGGAGATATTAACTTTATCCCTGCACCTGATGCAATTGGTGCAATTAATAATTTGGACTTGAGTAGGTTTGATGACTTTTCcttaatacaaaataatgaCGCAAAAGTGTCTCCAACTTTAGTTGGTATTGATTATTTAAACGCTGATAATATTTCTACAGCAATCCCATTAGCGAAatctaaaat gaagcaaaatcaattaaaattggTTGATGCATATGTACCAAAGAAAAGACAACCCTCTGCCTCTTTAGTTTCATCTGATTTTCAGTCGTTACTTTATTCAGATGTGATACCAATTGTTAATGTTGAATTGGAGTGTATT gTTCCAGTTGATGTAGACGATTGGCTTCAATTTAATACAACGAGTGTTAGCATTGCTGATCGTAATCTAATCACAAGTCAAGATGGCCTTCTCAATGATAAGGTTATTTATGCTGCAATGATTTTGTGTAAACAACAGTTCCCCGATGTTGACGGTTTAGAGGACCCAATTCTGTGTTTTGCAGGTCAGTGTAACAGTGTTCCGCTTTCAAAACGTGGttatgtttaa